Below is a genomic region from Carassius auratus strain Wakin unplaced genomic scaffold, ASM336829v1 scaf_tig00022010, whole genome shotgun sequence.
TAGAGTGTCCTTGACGAaggaaagaataataataatcattatcatAATCTGTTTTAAAACATTCTTAGAAATATATTGTTTGTATTCATATAGGTttcatttgattttgaaaaatatatatataatataataattctatttaaatgtaaaaaattcaatgtaaaatatttgattacaaataACATGAGTTTTTAAGGTcagtttattaaatataataaatatcaagAGTCACACCATGACATAATTGTTCAACCTGAATTAATATTTACTTAAAGCCATATACAACATTTCAAGAAAATGAATGATCTTGTCACAtgtatgcaattaaaaaaaattgtttcctgTATGTTTCTCCATGTTGGTTAAAATACATGCCTTTCCCCCATTTTTTCTGAATATCAATAAGCAACAGAGCAgttttgtaaaattttgtaaacattttacaaaattcaattcaagtttatttgtatagcacttttcatgttacaaatcattgcaaatcaactttacagaaagattctgaaatatatatatatatatatatatatatatatatatatatatatatatatatatatatatatatatatatatatatatatatatatatatatatgtatgtatatattttttcttttttttttcttctaagatttaataataaaagattatcaATGTTCTTCATGAATTTGTCTTTTCAACAATTTAATTTCTTTCCCCCCAACCCCTTTATTTCATTATCTGGACAGGTCTGAACTTTATTAAATACATTGTAATACAGGAATGCTTATCATAGAAGATGATAATGTCAATGTATGTATGATTTGCATTCTTAATGACTAGacaaaatatgacataaaaatgtatttagcagTGTATTACTCTGCTGCTGCATTACTGAATGGTGCTGAGGGTGAGGCTAACagacaataataacaaaaacacttGTTTTGAGCCCCAAGCATGGAAACTAATCAGAATTTACTCTATGTTTTCAGAACAAAGATCCTTCATAAAGTAGGACACTGAAAGGAAGTGAATATGTATAAGAACCATGAAGTTAAATATGCAATATGCTAAATGGATATCTCACCAAGCTTGTCAGTTGACGTGATTAAATCTAAGGGAATGAAGGAATACAGATTGGCAGCGAGGATGCCAAGTGGGTCCAGCCTGGCCACATGGTGACCACATACCTAAAGTGAGCAAAATGCACGTTACTTGCCATCTCCATAACCAAAGAAAAACAAGAACCAAAAGCAAGAGATGCAAGGAAGTGCATATCCTCAACTAGGGGATCTCTGACACAAATGTGAATCAGTGACACATGACTAACAAATCTCACAAGGATTCACAATAAGTTTAACATACAACCCTAACAGGAGATGGAAGAAAAATGCTGGCTTCGCCAAAAGACAGAATTTAATAAATCCCTACGATACTTCGCTAATTAATTAGAGGAAGCAGGGAAAATGTTACCACCTGTTTTGATTCAAGCATTCTCtttgatattttcattttcaaaagggAAAAAGGTAGTCTAATTGGGTTAGAATTAATCACGTATTTTGCATAAATACACAGGGACACTATAAAATGTATGGATGTACAGGCCTGTCTTAAATTTTTTGCAGTCCAGCACAAATGTTCGAgaatattattttatcaaaataaatgattGTGTAACAGATTCTTTCaactaagacaaaaaaaaaaacctcctcaCTTACCTGATAGGCTCTGATAAGAGTGTGAACTGCCTAATGATCCTCCACCACCTTCTCTGACATGGCAGGTGTCTGAAATGCCTCGCCCCGGAGCAGTGAAGACAGATGCTTCTCTCTAGTCTCCTCTGAACTGCTGGCTTGGGCGTTGCGAAAATATGCATCCCAAGACTGTGGCAAATATAACAAGAGCATATTTCAAAGGTCAAATTTTGTTATTTGTTAGTTTAAAACAAAAAGCTTCCTGGTCATCtgttgttaaaaacattttttactatCTCTCTATAATGTTATTTCAATTCCATATGTCTGCGGaactcaaaaggagatatttatacaaactaaaaccataaaaataaaaaaaaaacaatttttgttaattaaaataaagtaaactttaactggaaaaaaaatatgtatgtgtatatatatatatatatatatatatatatatatatatatatatatatatatatatatatacacacacaccacacacacacacacacatattttataaatttttattataatataaaccaAAACTATTAACTCACCAAATTTATCCTGAACATGGACACTGTAAAACGCTTGGCTCTTCCACTTCCTACTATGCTTTTTAATGAACTTTTCAATTTAATAAAGGTTAAACAATAATTAGCAAACAAGAAATAAACACCGGCAACCATTGTgtttaaaattcaattcaatatttataaaaacgACTTCAAATTAAGTTGTGTCAGGGCTTAATGAAAACATTGACATTTTCAGTAACCTCTGATTCTTAATCACATTAGACAATTATGCTTTCCTAATTTTCTGAGGCATTGTGCAGAATTTGCTTGACCATGTGGTTTCAGTCATCTAGATTGATGGTCTTTATTGGTGGATTTTACAGTCTGAGCTAATTGCCTTCCCTCCCCCTCAGTACCTCAAAACTTGTTTCATCATTCTTAGTGGCCAACAACCAGTAAAATACAGCATTGTCATCATTCATCACTGTGCTGCTATCATGGTCGTTTCACAAGTAAAACAGCCAGgataaaaatacagcattaaGAGAATGTCAACTGCATGACATTCAGGATCAAAGCATCATGTGTGACCTTTTTATGTGTGGAAAGTTATACTAGCAATTCTGACTCTTCAACAGAGATATTAATGTTAGTGTTAGTCAGCATAATTGCACTATATAGAGCAGCACTCTTGCAACACCACAAAAGGTGTTGTGTAACAGCAGAATAGTACAAAGTTCATATTGTGGTGCTGTTATACatgtcataataataaaacatttacccCTCTCTGTTCTTGATCAGTGCTATAATGGAAACTCCAAATTGGAGGACTGTCAGAGCAAAAAGTGTCTTGTAACCAAGCACAAGTAAGGTCATGCAATTATAAGTGAAAATGCCATTTTGGTGCTCTCTGACATCATCTCTTGAAACAGACGGAGCTgaacaatcattaaaaaaaaaaaaaaaggaaatataattTGGTACTTCCACACCCACAATTTCATTCTTCATGAAACAAATGTTGACAAGAAAGTAAAGCCTCATAACTAGTTTCATTGACATTTAAATTTCTGTTAAAGTCTGGCCCTTTATTGACCCCAGTATTTGAGAAACAAGGGGATACTGCATCTGTTCATCATAAAACAATAGTGTGCTTATAAGGCTCCATCTTTTGGTTGCCAAGTTGCACTTGTGCTTTGGGTTGAACTGATGAAATCCTTCAAAAGCATTCGAGTTGATTTGGGAACAGTCATAACAAAAGGTGATCAAAAGAGGTCAGTTGGGTCAAACTAGAACTACAGTTTAAGGCTCCCATTAAACCAAGCCACAATCTAGGTCTATTGTGAGTGTTTAAGTGTTTACATGacatttcaaaagaaaagaaaatgtttagttCAACTGAAAtgtgacttaaaaataaatgtaaaagaaacatCAGAAAGATACATCTTAAAACTTACAATAATGTAGTATGGCAAAAAATGTAAGGATCATTTTTCATTATGATGACTTGAATAGATGACATTGAcgaatatgtaatttaatatatttcataaatcataagCACTGTACTAGCGCTAAACTGATCTATGTGTGTACTTGAGTGAAAGCATTAGCATGTTTAAGTCATAAACTTGTATATTGTCAGCATCAAGAGTTAAATACTGGAAAAGAAGCTGCCCTATTACATTTGcagaataagaaagaaagaagaaagtttTTAAATACAGTGCATCTACAGCTGTTAAAAACTGAGGTTTGTATCCACGTGTTGAAAAAAACAGCTGACAAGTGTCTGAATCaacaattttatttatcaaatcataataaaataaagagcAAAACATATGAAAGTATTCACTACCTTTAAATATCAACCCCGTTTCTTGAAGGTGCCTTTAATCAAAACAATGAATGGTACGGTAAAAAACCTTGAGCATAATAAATCGCTAAAAATGCCATGCAGAGACTACATATATTTTCCCACCATCTGATTTGCAGCAATTACATTAGTGTGATTATACAAGTTGTTTTTCAACaggtaatacatttttttcattatcaaACCTTCTCatatttgagaaagaaaaaaacaaaggaaaagtCTTGtgcaatatatttcataataaagtGTCACAGGGGAATTTACTGTGTAGTTAGAGGTTTTCATGCATATTTTGTTAATTATCTCTACACACTTTATTGTAAATCAGTAAATAAGTTAGttcctggaaaaaaaagaaaaagactaaacCTTGGTCACCCAAGTGGATCATTTAATGCCACAAGATCATGCAGTAAGCTTGATCCCAGGGAAGCTTGTCTGACATTACAGGAAAAACTATCCCGGGATTAAACCTAGATTATGTTCACCAGAAATAAGGATTTACAGTCTATTGCTATACTTTCCGTCCCCTTATTCATTGTGACTTGAAACTTACTCACttgtagaaaagaaaagaaggcaTAATGTGCTCTCTAGACAATCACCCAAAAAGTATTTCTAAAGGAAAAGAAAGTGCTGAGACATTTGGACAGGTTGAGTTAACTGTGGACCAGTATTAATGGCAGTGTGCAGGACAGGGGGAAGGCGCAGTGGTTAAGGTGCTGTCGCTGTCGCTGGGACTGGGCTCCAGGTCCGTATTTGTTCCAACTTTATCATAGATGTAGCCATAGAGACTGATGTTAGGCCTCTGGAGATGCTTAGACACCACAATAGAGTACTGCTTTAAGTGGCTGTAGAGAGTGcctgagggacagagtgagagagaaagagaaagaggagaaaaaagATTTGAGGGATGGCGAGCATCATGGCGTCAGACGAGTCTAGAGCCATTCATAAATCACATTGCACATGAGTTTACTGCCATCTCCACTTTAGTACAATAGATGGCTGACAGTGT
It encodes:
- the LOC113077230 gene encoding poly(ADP-ribose) glycohydrolase-like, producing MAASEAGRDVAYFTFGDEELMREVHSMYKFLQDKFVTVGTLYSHLKQYSIVVSKHLQRPNISLYGYIYDKVGTNTDLEPSPSDSDSTLTTAPSPCPAHCH